A window of Hyalangium gracile contains these coding sequences:
- a CDS encoding OmpA/MotB family protein has product MADSFWEKQERRQSRLPWLITVLVVLLAGVGIYFGQAAFRTAQARAETAEAEALKAHERAKTAEHAQKLVEEKLAALDSEKSQLNNQLSQLSTERDQLTQAVQEKDAELARLKATYQDLEEKMKAEIADGEIRLSQAEGRIQVDLVDKILFDSGEASLTERGAGVLSRLGAVLVGVEGRTIQVSGHTDDSPPSQRLAATFPTNWELSVARAVNVVRFLQEKANVPAQKLVAAGYGETHPVASNATPKGRARNRRIEILLIPDLPAARPAELTDTTAKAAPTAEVKKAVADAPVAKEDVQPAKGTAKPAPK; this is encoded by the coding sequence ATGGCGGATTCGTTCTGGGAGAAGCAGGAGCGGCGGCAGTCTCGGCTTCCGTGGCTCATCACGGTGCTGGTGGTGCTGCTGGCGGGTGTCGGCATCTATTTCGGGCAGGCCGCGTTCCGCACCGCGCAGGCCCGCGCGGAGACCGCCGAGGCCGAGGCCCTCAAGGCGCACGAGCGCGCCAAGACCGCCGAGCACGCGCAGAAGCTCGTGGAGGAGAAGCTGGCGGCGCTCGACTCCGAGAAGTCCCAGCTCAACAACCAGCTCTCCCAGCTCTCCACCGAGCGCGACCAGCTCACCCAGGCGGTGCAGGAGAAGGACGCGGAGCTGGCCCGCCTCAAGGCCACCTACCAGGACCTGGAGGAGAAGATGAAGGCGGAGATCGCCGATGGCGAGATCCGTCTGTCCCAGGCCGAGGGCCGCATCCAGGTGGACCTGGTGGACAAGATCCTCTTCGACTCGGGCGAGGCCAGCCTCACCGAGCGTGGCGCTGGCGTCCTCTCCCGCCTGGGCGCGGTGCTCGTGGGCGTGGAGGGCCGCACCATCCAGGTGTCGGGCCACACCGACGACAGCCCGCCCTCGCAGCGGCTCGCGGCCACCTTCCCCACCAACTGGGAGCTGTCCGTGGCGCGCGCGGTGAACGTGGTGCGCTTCCTCCAGGAGAAGGCGAACGTTCCGGCGCAGAAGCTCGTGGCGGCCGGCTACGGCGAGACGCACCCCGTGGCCAGCAATGCCACGCCCAAGGGCCGCGCGCGCAACCGGCGCATCGAGATCCTCCTCATCCCCGACCTGCCCGCCGCCAGGCCTGCGGAGCTCACCGACACCACGGCCAAGGCCGCTCCCACCGCCGAGGTGAAGAAGGCGGTGGCCGATGCGCCCGTGGCGAAGGAGGACGTGCAGCCCGCCAAGGGGACGGCGAAGCCCGCCCCCAAGTGA
- a CDS encoding adenylate/guanylate cyclase domain-containing protein — MESQQDLRTPYSDDTLLHRSLLAESNAALRLAAFGVLGYVIITSLLLSVAPGSGREGLLASWRFFPLALAASTTLVLLAHQQLVHGWVAYAVLVPFASLPTISFLVCLMVLPEEASAYVQGHLSNLYFATVAMTGLMLDFRLTAISGGVAAVGFECCRLLARAGASADASEGSWTPLELFDPSRGGFKSLMILSSGLIVAVIALITRRIILRVLSEARVERTLGRLFGPYIREEARRQLLSPQRAPFAERRQVAVLVAELRGFDEYTRGAGPQELVEQLNTYFEAMAQAITLRGGAIDRFAGDSLLATFGGVMALESPCTLALEAAREMRFRLELLNSSWRLRGRAPLDNNIGLHVGEVVLGVMGSAQHRDVTLVGQPVSTAAQVGAIPREPGYPILLTEAFHAQLPPSQKSTCRRLGSVQVKGHSAPMELYGILEGPIVMPVRVPVDTPYARDTTVTWE, encoded by the coding sequence ATGGAGTCGCAGCAGGACCTTCGCACGCCGTACTCGGATGACACCCTCCTGCATCGCAGCCTGCTGGCCGAGTCCAACGCGGCCCTGAGGCTGGCGGCCTTCGGGGTGCTCGGCTACGTCATCATCACCAGCCTGCTGCTCTCCGTGGCCCCAGGTAGCGGGCGAGAGGGCCTGCTGGCCTCGTGGCGCTTCTTCCCGCTGGCCCTGGCGGCGAGCACCACGCTGGTCCTGCTGGCGCATCAGCAGCTCGTGCACGGGTGGGTGGCCTATGCCGTCCTGGTGCCGTTCGCCTCGCTCCCCACGATCTCCTTCCTCGTCTGCCTGATGGTGCTGCCAGAGGAGGCCTCGGCCTACGTCCAGGGTCACCTGTCGAACCTCTACTTCGCCACCGTGGCCATGACGGGGCTCATGCTCGACTTCCGGCTCACCGCCATCTCCGGCGGCGTGGCGGCGGTGGGCTTCGAGTGCTGCCGCCTGCTGGCTCGAGCCGGCGCGAGCGCCGACGCCTCGGAGGGCTCCTGGACCCCGCTGGAGCTCTTCGACCCGTCCCGCGGCGGCTTCAAGTCGCTGATGATTCTCTCGAGCGGGCTCATCGTGGCGGTGATCGCGCTGATCACCCGGCGGATCATTCTCCGCGTGCTGAGCGAGGCTCGGGTGGAGAGGACGCTCGGCCGGCTGTTCGGGCCGTACATCCGCGAGGAGGCGAGGAGGCAGCTGCTGTCCCCCCAGCGCGCGCCGTTCGCCGAGCGCAGGCAGGTGGCCGTCCTCGTCGCGGAGCTTCGCGGGTTCGACGAGTACACCCGGGGGGCGGGGCCGCAGGAGCTCGTCGAGCAGCTCAACACCTACTTCGAGGCCATGGCGCAGGCCATCACCCTGCGCGGAGGCGCCATCGACCGGTTCGCCGGGGACTCCCTGCTGGCCACCTTCGGCGGAGTGATGGCGCTGGAGTCCCCCTGCACCCTGGCGCTCGAGGCGGCCCGGGAGATGCGCTTCCGGCTGGAGCTGCTCAACTCGAGCTGGCGGCTGCGCGGACGGGCCCCGCTCGACAACAACATCGGCCTGCACGTGGGGGAGGTGGTGCTGGGAGTGATGGGCAGCGCGCAGCACCGGGACGTCACCCTCGTGGGCCAGCCCGTCAGCACCGCCGCGCAGGTGGGAGCGATTCCCCGGGAGCCTGGCTACCCCATCCTCCTCACCGAGGCGTTCCACGCACAGCTGCCCCCCTCCCAGAAGTCCACCTGTCGTCGGCTGGGGAGCGTGCAGGTCAAGGGCCACAGCGCCCCCATGGAGCTCTACGGCATCCTCGAGGGCCCCATCGTCATGCCTGTGCGTGTCCCCGTGGACACGCCGTACGCCCGTGACACGACGGTGACATGGGAGTGA
- a CDS encoding TIGR04222 domain-containing membrane protein: MNPLDWTGPEFLSLYIPLLAGGLGVALLLRYFLRAPSGEPLLSAGRMDPYEVAALHGSDTLIEAVTASLFHRRVLRVDGDRLATGETLPSNAAPIERSVFECVATGNMKLETLRRALSPDVQHIQARLMRKGLLVDDAQALKAQLYPLMAYGAVLLLGLTKVGVGLANDRPVVYLVLLLCLGSLGLLFLWRRPWRSRLGDATLKALQSAHEPLRTTAMAGESSQALSGPDLALAVGLYGPALLIPMGYSDLRQVMHPPSASGSSSDSSSGGGSDSSCGGDSDGGGGGCGGCGGGGD, encoded by the coding sequence ATGAACCCGCTGGACTGGACGGGCCCGGAGTTCCTCTCGCTGTACATCCCCCTGCTCGCAGGGGGACTCGGGGTGGCGCTGCTGCTGCGCTACTTCCTGCGTGCTCCTTCGGGAGAGCCGCTGCTCTCCGCTGGACGCATGGATCCATACGAGGTGGCGGCGCTCCACGGCTCGGACACCCTCATCGAGGCCGTCACTGCCTCGCTCTTCCACCGCCGCGTGCTCCGCGTCGATGGCGACAGGCTCGCCACGGGGGAGACGCTGCCTTCGAATGCGGCTCCCATCGAGCGCTCCGTGTTCGAGTGCGTGGCGACGGGGAACATGAAGCTGGAGACGCTGCGGCGGGCCTTGAGCCCCGACGTCCAGCACATCCAGGCCCGGCTCATGCGCAAGGGCCTGCTGGTGGACGACGCCCAGGCCCTCAAGGCCCAGCTCTACCCCTTGATGGCGTATGGCGCGGTCCTGCTGCTGGGCCTCACGAAGGTGGGCGTGGGACTCGCGAACGACAGGCCGGTGGTGTACCTCGTGCTGCTCCTGTGCCTCGGCTCGCTCGGGCTCCTGTTTCTCTGGCGCCGCCCCTGGCGCAGCCGCCTGGGTGACGCGACGCTGAAGGCCCTCCAGAGCGCGCACGAGCCCTTGCGCACCACCGCCATGGCGGGAGAGTCCTCCCAGGCCCTGAGCGGGCCGGACCTGGCGCTCGCGGTGGGCCTGTACGGTCCGGCGCTGCTCATCCCCATGGGCTACTCGGACCTGCGCCAGGTGATGCACCCTCCGAGCGCCAGCGGAAGCTCCAGTGACAGCTCGTCCGGTGGAGGAAGTGACTCCAGCTGCGGAGGAGACAGCGACGGCGGGGGTGGCGGCTGCGGCGGCTGCGGCGGAGGTGGGGATTGA
- a CDS encoding DUF692 domain-containing protein, producing the protein MKPLTGVGLGWRRQLAHRIDQDRALGFVEVLAEHLNPSAPLPVPLERLKERGMPFVLHAVSLGLGGAEPPEARRLDMLARLAERLGAVCVSEHVAFVRADGIESGHLLPVPRGDEALDVLVENVRLAQAALPVPLALENIATLFEWPDPAFTEAQLLTGLLSRTSALLLLDVANLYANALNLGTDAQAVLAAVPRERLAYVHVAGGVRHGALYHDTHAHPVPSGPLELLEALAARLGPVPAMLERDDHFPRPEELTAELRAIEAALARGGSRWEATRAPGPSQLPMERSEGELRP; encoded by the coding sequence TTGAAGCCGCTGACGGGCGTGGGCCTGGGCTGGCGGCGGCAGCTCGCGCACCGCATCGACCAGGACCGGGCGCTCGGCTTCGTGGAGGTGCTGGCCGAGCACCTGAACCCCAGCGCCCCGCTGCCCGTGCCCCTGGAGCGGCTCAAGGAGCGCGGCATGCCCTTCGTGCTCCACGCGGTGTCACTGGGCCTGGGGGGCGCGGAGCCGCCGGAGGCCCGACGCCTGGACATGCTCGCGAGGCTCGCAGAGCGGCTGGGCGCGGTGTGCGTGAGCGAGCACGTGGCCTTCGTGCGCGCGGACGGCATCGAGTCGGGCCACCTGCTCCCCGTGCCGCGCGGTGACGAGGCGCTCGACGTGCTCGTGGAGAACGTCCGGCTGGCCCAGGCGGCGCTGCCCGTGCCGCTGGCGCTCGAGAACATCGCCACCCTCTTCGAGTGGCCCGACCCCGCCTTCACCGAGGCACAGCTGCTCACCGGCCTGCTCTCGCGCACCAGCGCCCTGCTGCTGCTGGACGTGGCGAACCTGTACGCCAACGCGCTCAACCTCGGCACCGACGCTCAGGCCGTCCTCGCCGCCGTGCCGCGCGAGCGCCTCGCCTACGTGCACGTCGCGGGAGGTGTCCGCCACGGCGCCCTGTACCACGACACCCACGCGCACCCGGTGCCCTCGGGCCCGCTGGAGCTGCTGGAGGCGCTCGCGGCCCGGCTCGGTCCCGTGCCCGCCATGCTGGAGCGGGATGACCACTTCCCGCGACCGGAGGAGCTGACCGCCGAGCTCCGCGCCATCGAGGCGGCGCTCGCACGCGGAGGCTCCCGATGGGAGGCCACCAGGGCCCCTGGTCCCTCCCAGCTTCCGATGGAGCGCAGCGAGGGAGAGCTCCGGCCATGA
- a CDS encoding DUF2071 domain-containing protein, with product MMMMFSPAELAAMVVLALEPLGLMREQLLARLHASDVERAPGDAAITSLARRRLVAEEAGFWRLTPSGHKALRAAYAELEAAQDVSPSSEGMEECPSVPWLTQVRTEWVEALSLNYAVEPEALSRLLPAPLEPELHQGTAWVQVLMSSLREMRPQGLSGLLGFNFYQVSYRAAVRYRNARGQWRRGGYFVRSETNDALMRRIGNSLIEFKFHEFGEADMLMARDGDRLTFAVDPLPAFPGGRLVGVLDTRPLPGPPEGSVWSSLDELHEPLVECYDAFGVADGYMYVLTIDRGPWNARFVKPVELYCEYLQEGALAGSARLDSVLHLRECQYRWRPLRRERIPAAG from the coding sequence ATGATGATGATGTTCTCGCCGGCGGAGCTGGCCGCCATGGTCGTGCTTGCCCTGGAGCCGCTGGGGCTCATGCGGGAGCAGCTCCTGGCGCGCCTGCACGCCTCGGACGTGGAGCGCGCGCCAGGGGATGCGGCCATCACCTCGCTGGCGCGGCGTCGGCTCGTGGCGGAGGAGGCGGGCTTCTGGCGGCTGACGCCGAGCGGGCACAAGGCGCTGCGAGCGGCCTACGCGGAGCTCGAGGCGGCCCAGGACGTGAGCCCCTCCAGCGAGGGCATGGAGGAGTGCCCCTCGGTGCCCTGGCTCACCCAGGTGCGGACGGAGTGGGTGGAGGCGCTCTCGCTCAACTACGCGGTGGAGCCGGAGGCGCTGTCGCGGCTGCTGCCCGCGCCGCTGGAGCCGGAGCTGCACCAGGGCACGGCCTGGGTGCAGGTGCTGATGTCCTCGCTGCGGGAGATGCGGCCACAGGGGCTCAGCGGGCTGCTGGGCTTCAACTTCTACCAGGTGAGCTACCGCGCGGCGGTGCGCTACCGCAACGCGCGGGGGCAGTGGCGGCGCGGCGGCTACTTCGTGCGCAGTGAGACGAATGACGCGCTGATGCGGCGCATCGGCAACTCGCTCATCGAGTTCAAGTTCCACGAGTTCGGCGAGGCGGACATGTTGATGGCCCGCGACGGGGACAGGCTCACCTTCGCGGTGGATCCACTGCCCGCCTTTCCCGGGGGCCGGCTCGTGGGAGTGTTGGACACGCGACCTTTGCCCGGGCCTCCGGAGGGCTCCGTCTGGTCCAGCCTGGACGAGCTGCACGAGCCGCTCGTCGAGTGCTACGACGCCTTCGGCGTGGCGGACGGGTACATGTACGTGCTCACCATCGATCGCGGGCCGTGGAACGCGCGCTTCGTGAAGCCCGTGGAGCTCTACTGCGAGTACCTGCAGGAGGGGGCGCTGGCGGGCAGCGCGCGGCTGGACTCGGTGCTGCACCTGCGCGAGTGCCAGTACCGGTGGCGTCCGCTGAGGCGCGAGCGTATTCCCGCGGCCGGGTGA